One genomic region from Campylobacter sp. RM5004 encodes:
- a CDS encoding ATP-binding cassette domain-containing protein has product MRSNAILINAKNLTLAYNNEVVLNSVNFSASEGDFIFITGKSGSGKTTLLKSFFGEFSEFSGDLHVLFKNMNNISNAELLKLRRKLGIIFQDYKLINELNVSDNIALPLKIAGVKNEQITKHVDVLLKYTHLQHKAKKMPLELSGGEQQRIALARAIIHNPKIIICDEPTGNLDIHSADIIWQLLNAARNTFNACIIAVTHQIPPRIDFNYRHLNIENGALNEFI; this is encoded by the coding sequence ATGAGAAGTAATGCGATTTTAATTAATGCTAAAAATCTAACACTAGCTTACAATAATGAAGTGGTTTTAAATAGTGTTAATTTTAGTGCTAGCGAAGGTGATTTTATTTTTATAACTGGAAAAAGTGGTAGTGGAAAAACAACCTTGCTAAAAAGCTTTTTTGGAGAATTTAGCGAATTTAGCGGGGATTTGCATGTATTGTTTAAAAATATGAATAATATTAGCAATGCAGAATTATTAAAACTAAGAAGAAAATTAGGAATAATTTTTCAAGATTATAAATTAATAAATGAGCTAAATGTAAGCGATAATATAGCATTACCTTTAAAAATCGCAGGAGTTAAAAACGAGCAAATCACAAAGCATGTAGATGTATTATTAAAATACACTCATCTTCAACATAAAGCAAAAAAAATGCCTTTAGAATTAAGTGGGGGCGAACAGCAAAGAATAGCTTTAGCTCGTGCTATTATTCATAATCCAAAAATAATAATTTGTGATGAGCCAACGGGAAATCTTGATATTCATTCAGCAGATATTATTTGGCAATTGCTAAATGCAGCAAGAAATACTTTCAACGCTTGCATAATCGCAGTAACTCATCAAATACCGCCTAGAATTGATTTTAATTATAGACATTT